One Triticum dicoccoides isolate Atlit2015 ecotype Zavitan chromosome 5B, WEW_v2.0, whole genome shotgun sequence genomic window carries:
- the LOC119307634 gene encoding rRNA-processing protein UTP23 homolog, translating into MRVKRRSRHRKVVKFYSTCFGFREPYKVLIDGTFVHHLLVHQLLPADDALRELLSASRAPPLLTSKCVVAELRRLGKSHSEAFDAAQLVATASCEHDKVVSAVDCILSLVGDKNPEHYFVATQDSDLRAKLREVPCVPVIYGLKNSLFIEQPSVQQRQFAQLDEEKRIHMEKSEFKKLLKASSEGKTSVGGNAPGVAEKSKFKRNRAKGPNPLSCKKKKPKPQASAARNQGPKTDGEAKRKRVRKRKRSAKDSSQAETSS; encoded by the exons ATGAGGGTGAAGAGGAGATCGCGGCACCGCAAGGTAGTCAAGTTCTACTCCACCTGCTTCGGCTTCCGCGAGCCCTACAAGGTGCTCATCGATGGCACCTTCGTGCACCACCTCCTCGTCCACCAACTCCTCCCCGCCGACGACGCCCTCCGCGAGCTCCTCTCTGCGTCCAGGGCGCCTCCGCTCTTGACCTCCAAGTGCGTCGTCGCCGAGCTCAGGCGCCTCGGCAAGTCCCACTCCGAGGCGTTCGACGCTGCCCAACTCGTCGCCACCGCCAG CTGTGAGCATGACAAAGTGGTCAGTGCGGTGGACTGTATTCTGTCACTTGTTGGTGATAAGAATCCGGAGCATTACTTTGTTGCCACCCAGGATTCTGATCTCCGGGCAAAGCTACGGGAG GTTCCTTGTGTTCCTGTGATATATGGTCTGAAGAACTCCCTGTTTATTGAGCAACCCTCCGTGCAGCAACGTCAGTTTGCTCAGTTGGATGAGGAGAAGCGTATACATATGGAAAAATCAGAATTTAAGAAGCTATTAAAGGCGTCATCTGAAGGAAAGACATCTGTCGGTGGAAACGCTCCCGGAGTGGCAGAGAAAAGCAAGTTTAAAAGAAACAGAGCAAAG GGTCCAAACCCACTCTCTTGCAAGAAAAAGAAACCAAAGCCTCAAGCATCAGCTGCTCGAAATCAG GGCCCAAAGACTGATGGCGAGGCAAAGCGAAAGAGGGTTAGGAAACGGAAGAGAAGTGCCAAAGACAGTAGTCAAGCAGAGACATCAAGCTGA